A window from Theobroma cacao cultivar B97-61/B2 chromosome 3, Criollo_cocoa_genome_V2, whole genome shotgun sequence encodes these proteins:
- the LOC18604192 gene encoding probable receptor-like protein kinase At5g39020, with the protein MLRAKLAILGLLALALSQLLDAVDAARRGTHDCKRSCGALNIRSPFRFKGDTPECGEYELVCEHNRTILDDVDYGRFYVLDIFYNHTIRLVDGSLNSDECSILPKSFPCGYSFIYFLSCQVLINSPLYIDASPCANASFSPHLYALFSRKTPNATGFLEPCTIEVQAPRPFWFRSPNVTGLSIFDVHQKFLMGYDVPLRCVHFPDYRNKITLSYIFLWAKGISLDCLYKLRMFFTLGVPPVHFTQEFYTRIEDALFLITGVYIIIRTLLGVSCLIVVVLIKFRRRHLSTDDTIEEFLQMQNNLKPIKYSYSEIKKMTKCFKDKLGQGGYGSVFKGTLRSGRPIAVKLLEMSKSHGQDFINEVATIGRIHHVNVVQLIGFCVDGSKQALVYDFMPNGSLDKIIFSREKDTTLCWEKIFEIAIGVVRGIEYLHQGCEMQILHFDIKPHNILLDKNFIPKISDFGLAKLYAVDQSIVSLTAARGTLGYIAPELFYKNIGSISHKADVYSFGMLLMEMVGRRKNLNAFAEQSSQIYFPTWIYDRFEKGEDAELGDATESEKKIVRKMVIVAFWCIQMRPTDRPSISKVLEMLEGEVEVLELPPQPFEFSFGRSSKDFASCNREDEPTTSTLDATTMSMEVPQM; encoded by the exons ATGTTAAGGGCAAAGCTTGCAATATTGGGCCTTCTTGCCCTTGCTTTGTCTCAGCTCCTTGATGCCGTTGATGCTGCAAGACGAGGCACCCACGATTGCAAGCGCTCTTGCGGAGCTTTAAACATCCGCAGCCCTTTCAGATTCAAGGGCGACACTCCCGAATGTGGCGAGTATGAACTAGTATGTGAACATAATCGCACCATTTTGGACGATGTTGATTATGGAAGATTCTATGTCCTAGACATCTTTTATAATCACACCATTCGATTGGTGGATGGGAGTCTGAATAGTGATGAATGCTCCATTCTTCCCAAATCCTTTCCATGCGGAtatagttttatttattttttaagctGCCAAGTTCTCATCAACTCCCCGCTCTACATCGATGCCTCTCCTTGCGCCAACGCCTCCTTCTCTCCGCACCTTTATGCTTTATTTAGCAGAAAGACGCCCAACGCTACTGGTTTCCTTGAACCCTGCACCATTGAAGTCCAGGCTCCGCGACCATTTTGGTTTCGGTCTCCTAATGTCACCGGTCTCTCTATTTTCGATGTTCACCAGAAGTTCCTGATGGGTTATGACGTGCCGTTGAGATGTGTACATTTTCCTGACTATCGCAACAAAATTACACTTAGTTATAT ATTTTTGTGGGCGAAGGGTATCAGTTTAGACTGTCTTTACAAATTGCGAATGTTTTTTACCTTAGGCGTTCCACCGGTACATTTCACTCAAGAATTTTATACTA GAATCGAAGATGCTTTATTTCTAATCACAG GAGTATACATTATTATTAGAACTCTATTGGGGGTTTCATGCTTGATTGTAGTTGTGCTAATTAAGTTTCGAAGGAGACATTTGTCTACAGATGATACAATTGAAGAGTTTCttcaaatgcaaaataatttaaagccTATCAAGTATTCTTATtcagaaataaagaaaatgacaaaatgttttaaagataaattagGACAAGGTGGTTATGGTTCAGTTTTCAAAGGAACACTTCGAAGCGGGCGTCCTATTGCAGTAAAATTGTTAGAAATGTCAAAATCACATGGACAAGATTTCATCAATGAAGTTGCTACCATTGGAAGGATTCATCATGTTAATGTGGTACAACTTATCGGTTTTTGTGTAGATGGATCAAAACAAGCActtgtttatgattttatgcCAAATGGTTCTTTagataaaatcatattttcaagagaaaaggaTACCACTTTATGTTGGGAAAAAATATTTGAGATTGCAATTGGAGTGGTCCGAGGAATAGAATACTTGCATCAAGGTTGTGAAAtgcaaattttacattttgacATCAAACCACATAACATTCTTCTAGATAAGAACTTCATTCCGAAAATTTCAGATTTTGGCCTAGCAAAATTGTATGCAGTAGATCAAAGTATTGTGTCTCTCACTGCAGCACGAGGTACTTTAGGATATATTGCTCCAGAATTGTTTTACAAGAACATTGGGAGTATCTCACACAAGGCTGACGTTTATAGTTTTGGAATGTTGTTAATGGAAATGGTGGGAAGGAGGAAAAATTTGAATGCATTTGCTGAACAATCTAGTCAAATATATTTCCCAACATGGATTTACGACCGATTTGAGAAAGGGGAAGATGCAGAGTTAGGAGATGCCACTGAgagtgaaaagaaaattgtaaGGAAGATGGTCATAGTTGCTTTTTGGTGCATACAAATGAGGCCTACTGATCGTCCTTCGATAAGTAAGGTCTTAGAGATGCTTGAAGGTGAGGTTGAAGTACTTGAACTACCTCCGCAaccttttgaattttcttttggaaGGTCATCCAAGGATTTTGCGAGTTGCAATAGGGAAGACGAGCCTACGACGTCGACCCTTGATGCTACCACCATGAGCATGGAAGTGCCTCAAATGTAA